The following proteins are co-located in the Coleofasciculus chthonoplastes PCC 7420 genome:
- a CDS encoding substrate-binding domain-containing protein, producing MATKTRQSQNPTRLLTSIGIILVSLGLTYAPLPGFNQTVVVVSGTELAEPLQSLEAKFEEENPGIDLELKFQGSQDMVNNYIDNQNDFQPTVLIPASSEIVQELRDRIQAQQNGEPFYNTPQPIAKTILVGVAWTQRGTILFPNGRFQWQRVEQAMQAGNWEEIGGNNDWGSFDFVITDPTRSNSGQVTLGLWAQSKLGGRILSSAALNNPEINSLFSLIKRSVYQPPRSTDILLQEFISRGPNDADVATVYESIALYRWQQSAANQGKPYQIYYLDPTIETVSTAAIVRRNVNEGKAKAAQQFLEFLTQPPQQEVFVQYGFRPVNNTVDLQTVANSPWSQTIPGAEINPPGNVIPPPDKQVLTEIQRLWERAN from the coding sequence ATGGCAACCAAAACTCGTCAATCTCAAAATCCAACCCGGCTGTTAACCTCCATTGGCATTATCCTGGTATCTTTAGGTTTAACTTATGCCCCTTTACCTGGATTCAACCAGACTGTTGTGGTGGTTAGTGGAACTGAACTGGCTGAACCCCTGCAAAGTCTAGAAGCCAAGTTTGAAGAAGAAAATCCGGGAATTGACTTAGAACTCAAGTTTCAAGGTTCCCAGGATATGGTAAATAACTATATTGATAACCAGAACGACTTCCAGCCTACGGTACTCATTCCCGCCAGTAGCGAGATTGTACAGGAATTACGCGATCGCATTCAGGCGCAACAGAATGGTGAACCTTTCTACAATACGCCTCAACCTATTGCCAAAACGATCCTTGTGGGTGTAGCTTGGACTCAACGTGGCACTATTCTGTTTCCCAACGGGCGTTTCCAATGGCAACGGGTTGAACAAGCCATGCAAGCAGGAAACTGGGAAGAAATTGGCGGGAATAACGATTGGGGGAGTTTTGATTTTGTGATTACAGATCCTACCCGTTCTAATAGTGGTCAGGTAACGTTAGGACTATGGGCGCAGTCTAAATTAGGCGGACGTATACTCAGCAGCGCTGCATTAAACAATCCTGAAATTAATTCTTTATTTAGTTTAATTAAGCGTTCCGTCTATCAGCCGCCCCGTTCAACTGACATATTACTACAAGAATTTATCAGTCGGGGTCCCAATGATGCAGATGTGGCGACCGTGTATGAAAGTATTGCCCTTTATCGTTGGCAGCAATCAGCCGCGAATCAAGGCAAACCCTACCAAATTTATTACCTTGATCCGACAATTGAAACGGTATCTACCGCAGCCATTGTACGACGTAATGTGAATGAAGGTAAGGCAAAAGCTGCCCAACAATTTTTAGAGTTTCTGACTCAACCGCCCCAACAGGAAGTGTTTGTGCAGTACGGTTTCCGTCCCGTTAATAATACCGTTGATTTACAAACCGTTGCCAATAGTCCTTGGTCTCAGACTATTCCAGGTGCTGAGATAAATCCCCCTGGAAACGTGATTCCACCCCCGGATAAGCAAGTGTTAACTGAAATTCAACGGTTGTGGGAGAGGGCAAATTAA
- a CDS encoding PP2C family protein-serine/threonine phosphatase, which translates to MSTDQPQTNHYLWAVGATAASIPVGEMVAERYQVVAPQIWLDLHPEELPQAPDRLCEMFLPYLRLYPHRLHVPEVYGVCAGADSESDTPIILLENVPINNNGELYPAITSQWSKASPVRQIYWLWQILELWQPLVELGVAATLVDPEQVRVEGWRVRLRELVRNGTTDSDPAPVPLSVRGKKIDSSTSASRGTTTLPHSRTQASLQQLGQCWESWCRTASVAVADQLRDIAQQMQTPNPSFEAIAVQLNQLLLAQSSQQPLRLEVAGLTDTGPLHDHNEDSCYPLRSDLTAEPDPLIPHLSLVCDGIGGHEGGEVASHIAMQSVKIQVRALLAELLEDPELMSPDLVAQQLSAIVRVVNNLIASKNDQQERESRRRMGTTLTLALQLPQTVIQSDSEGNSHELYIASVGDSRAYWITPDYCQQLTVDDDVATREVRMGRSFYRHALQRPDSGALTQAVGTKDAESLYPHVRRLILEEDGLLLLCSDGVSDNNLIESVYGDFAKDVFSGKLSLEAAVQFLVDQANQRNGYDNASVVLTYCGVSPQYPVVLNLDGLQLENNAQTIELETQLPATEEPVGEEDEEMSEPIDVEVASSSQDWFKIILGVFGILVIILSAGAAVFIAQWLLNPQAFKQMRDRFLPPQPIEQPESIPDSPPELED; encoded by the coding sequence ATGAGTACTGATCAGCCGCAAACTAATCATTATCTGTGGGCAGTAGGTGCAACGGCTGCATCGATCCCAGTGGGGGAAATGGTTGCCGAACGGTATCAAGTCGTCGCCCCCCAAATTTGGCTGGATCTGCACCCAGAGGAGTTACCCCAGGCTCCCGATCGCTTATGTGAAATGTTTCTCCCCTATCTACGCCTGTATCCCCATCGTTTGCACGTTCCAGAGGTTTATGGGGTTTGTGCAGGGGCAGACTCGGAATCAGATACACCGATTATTTTGCTGGAAAATGTCCCAATTAACAACAACGGTGAACTCTATCCGGCGATTACGTCACAATGGTCAAAAGCCTCCCCTGTGCGTCAGATCTATTGGTTATGGCAAATTTTAGAGTTATGGCAACCGTTAGTTGAATTAGGTGTAGCCGCTACCCTGGTTGATCCCGAACAGGTGCGAGTCGAAGGCTGGCGGGTGCGACTGCGGGAACTGGTTAGGAATGGGACGACGGATTCTGATCCCGCACCTGTCCCCCTGTCAGTCAGAGGTAAAAAAATCGACTCATCAACCAGTGCGTCTAGAGGTACAACAACTTTACCCCACTCCCGAACTCAGGCGAGTCTGCAACAGCTAGGACAATGTTGGGAATCTTGGTGTCGCACAGCATCCGTGGCGGTGGCGGATCAACTGCGAGATATCGCCCAGCAAATGCAAACGCCTAACCCCTCCTTTGAGGCAATTGCCGTTCAGCTTAATCAGCTTCTGTTGGCTCAATCTTCGCAACAACCCTTACGTTTAGAAGTAGCTGGACTCACGGATACGGGTCCTTTACATGACCACAATGAGGATAGTTGCTATCCTCTGCGATCGGATTTGACCGCAGAACCTGATCCCCTGATTCCCCATCTCTCCCTCGTCTGTGATGGGATTGGCGGACATGAAGGCGGCGAAGTCGCTAGCCATATCGCCATGCAGTCGGTGAAAATTCAGGTGCGGGCGTTGCTAGCTGAGTTACTTGAAGATCCGGAACTGATGAGTCCGGATTTAGTGGCACAACAACTATCGGCAATTGTTCGAGTTGTCAATAATCTTATTGCCTCCAAGAACGACCAACAAGAACGAGAATCCCGGCGGCGCATGGGTACAACTTTAACCCTAGCCCTACAATTGCCACAAACGGTGATTCAATCGGATAGCGAAGGCAATAGTCACGAACTCTACATTGCCAGTGTCGGGGATAGTCGTGCCTACTGGATCACTCCCGACTACTGCCAACAGCTTACTGTCGATGATGATGTGGCAACGCGGGAAGTCAGGATGGGTCGAAGTTTTTACCGTCATGCCTTACAGCGCCCAGATTCTGGCGCATTGACCCAAGCCGTAGGAACTAAGGATGCGGAGTCTCTTTATCCCCATGTACGCCGCTTGATTTTAGAGGAAGATGGTTTATTGTTGCTCTGTTCAGATGGGGTAAGTGATAACAATTTGATCGAGTCTGTTTATGGGGATTTTGCCAAAGATGTGTTCAGTGGCAAGCTATCCCTAGAAGCAGCAGTACAGTTTCTGGTTGATCAGGCAAATCAACGAAATGGTTATGATAACGCCTCGGTTGTTCTCACCTATTGTGGTGTTTCTCCACAATATCCGGTGGTGTTGAATCTGGACGGATTACAACTGGAAAATAATGCCCAGACTATCGAGTTAGAGACTCAATTGCCAGCCACAGAGGAACCTGTTGGTGAGGAGGACGAGGAAATGTCCGAACCTATAGACGTTGAAGTCGCATCCTCTAGTCAGGATTGGTTCAAGATCATCTTAGGAGTTTTTGGGATACTGGTGATTATCCTCTCGGCGGGCGCTGCTGTGTTTATTGCCCAGTGGTTACTCAATCCCCAAGCATTCAAACAAATGCGCGATCGCTTTTTGCCTCCTCAACCGATAGAACAGCCTGAGTCTATCCCTGATTCACCACCTGAATTAGAGGATTAA
- a CDS encoding NfeD family protein, producing MSLNPSLLWLLAGSMLCLVELFVPTAFVAFTMGISALVVALVALMIPLFPVQVVLWLALSTALVIASRRILPAAKVAKRLDAVEARTLTEIPPGETGRILYEGNSWQARCDDEMAAIAPNQKVYVVRRQGNTLIVVPQDLLH from the coding sequence ATGTCACTCAATCCTTCCTTACTTTGGCTCCTGGCAGGATCAATGCTTTGTCTGGTGGAGCTATTCGTCCCGACGGCGTTTGTTGCCTTTACCATGGGAATTAGTGCGTTAGTCGTGGCGCTGGTGGCGTTAATGATTCCCCTGTTTCCGGTACAAGTTGTGCTATGGTTGGCGCTATCCACAGCGCTGGTGATTGCATCTCGCCGCATTCTCCCAGCCGCCAAGGTAGCTAAACGTCTCGATGCTGTGGAAGCTCGAACCCTGACCGAAATTCCCCCTGGAGAAACGGGACGCATCCTCTATGAAGGCAATTCCTGGCAAGCGCGTTGTGACGATGAAATGGCGGCGATCGCACCCAACCAAAAGGTTTATGTTGTCCGCCGTCAAGGTAACACACTCATTGTGGTTCCCCAGGATCTCTTACATTAA
- a CDS encoding SPFH domain-containing protein — MDIFAWLIVVVLGGSGIASSIKIVNQGNEALVERLGKYSGKKLEPGLNIMVPVLDRVVFKETIREKVLDIPPQKCITCDNVSISVDAVVYWRIMDMEKAYYKVEDLQAAMVNLVLTQIRSEMGKLELDQTFTARSEVNETLLRELDIATDPWGVKVTRVELRDIVPSKAVQDSMELQMSAERRKRAAILTSEGERESAVNSARGNAEAQVLDAEARQKAAILDAEAQQKAIVLKAQAERQQSVLKAQATSEALQIVAKTLKSDPVARDALQFLLAQNYLEMGKEIGSSDSSKVMFMDPRAIPATIEGIRSMVGDRESLDSEPFNFESHNTR; from the coding sequence ATGGATATATTCGCTTGGCTCATTGTTGTGGTGCTTGGCGGTTCCGGAATTGCTAGCTCCATTAAGATTGTCAATCAAGGGAATGAAGCGTTGGTTGAGCGATTGGGGAAATACAGTGGCAAAAAGCTGGAACCTGGCTTGAATATTATGGTTCCGGTTCTAGATCGCGTCGTATTTAAGGAAACGATTCGGGAAAAAGTGCTTGACATTCCTCCCCAAAAGTGCATCACTTGCGATAATGTTTCTATCAGCGTGGACGCCGTGGTCTATTGGCGGATCATGGATATGGAAAAAGCTTACTACAAGGTAGAAGATCTGCAAGCAGCAATGGTGAATTTAGTGCTGACGCAGATTCGTTCAGAAATGGGCAAACTGGAACTGGATCAAACCTTTACGGCACGTTCTGAAGTGAATGAAACCTTGCTGCGGGAATTGGATATTGCTACTGATCCCTGGGGCGTGAAAGTGACACGGGTGGAATTGCGGGATATTGTGCCATCCAAGGCGGTACAAGACTCAATGGAGTTGCAGATGTCAGCCGAACGGCGCAAACGGGCGGCAATTCTCACTTCCGAAGGGGAACGGGAATCAGCCGTTAATAGTGCTAGAGGGAACGCGGAAGCCCAGGTGCTAGATGCAGAAGCGCGACAAAAGGCGGCGATTTTAGACGCAGAGGCGCAACAAAAGGCGATTGTCCTCAAAGCTCAAGCCGAACGCCAGCAGTCTGTTCTCAAGGCGCAAGCTACCTCAGAGGCGCTGCAAATTGTGGCGAAGACACTCAAGAGTGATCCCGTTGCCCGTGATGCCCTACAGTTCTTACTGGCACAGAATTACCTAGAGATGGGTAAAGAGATTGGCAGTAGCGATAGTAGCAAGGTGATGTTTATGGACCCCCGTGCAATTCCAGCTACGATTGAGGGGATTCGATCCATGGTTGGCGATCGCGAATCGTTGGATTCGGAACCGTTCAATTTTGAGTCGCACAATACCCGTTAA
- a CDS encoding ADP-ribosylglycohydrolase family protein yields METRQSQVLAGLLGVCVGDALGVPVEFTTREERLRSPVTTMQGYGTYNQPPGTWSDDSSLTFCLAESLCQGFCLDAIAQSFCRWHDQAYWTPHGTVFDIGMTTAAALHRLSWDQVSSLESGGRDERSNGNGSLMRILPMAFYYKSLEFPDLIHRVHQVSSITHAHLRSQMSCGIYISIAIQLLKRDAPEPAYFKGIQKIQKLYNQPPYTSELDKFARVLEGEIAQFTMEAIQSSGYVVHSLEAALWCFLTSTSYPQSVLKAVNLGGDTDTTAAITGGLAGLYYGVEQIPQDWRDQIARKDDIFDLAKRLASALTSEN; encoded by the coding sequence ATGGAAACCCGCCAATCTCAAGTCCTCGCTGGACTCCTGGGAGTCTGTGTGGGCGATGCGTTGGGTGTACCTGTTGAATTTACCACCAGGGAGGAACGCCTGCGATCGCCTGTTACTACTATGCAGGGCTATGGAACCTACAATCAGCCCCCAGGAACTTGGTCAGATGACAGTTCTCTCACCTTCTGTTTAGCCGAAAGCCTCTGTCAGGGATTTTGCCTCGACGCGATCGCACAATCCTTTTGTCGTTGGCATGATCAAGCCTATTGGACACCTCACGGAACGGTTTTCGATATTGGGATGACAACAGCCGCCGCCCTACATCGCTTGAGTTGGGATCAGGTTTCCTCCTTAGAATCAGGGGGTAGGGATGAACGAAGTAACGGCAATGGGTCATTGATGCGAATTCTGCCCATGGCATTTTACTATAAATCCCTCGAATTTCCTGATTTAATTCACCGAGTTCACCAGGTTTCTAGCATTACTCATGCTCATCTCCGTTCTCAGATGTCATGTGGAATTTATATCAGTATCGCGATTCAATTACTAAAACGTGATGCTCCAGAACCCGCTTATTTCAAAGGAATTCAAAAGATTCAAAAACTCTACAATCAACCCCCCTACACCTCAGAACTCGATAAATTTGCCAGAGTATTAGAGGGAGAAATCGCCCAGTTTACTATGGAGGCGATTCAATCGAGTGGTTATGTCGTTCATAGCTTAGAAGCCGCGCTTTGGTGTTTTTTAACCAGCACATCCTATCCCCAATCCGTGTTAAAAGCGGTTAATTTAGGTGGCGATACAGATACCACGGCTGCAATTACAGGCGGATTAGCGGGACTGTATTACGGAGTAGAACAAATTCCCCAAGACTGGCGTGACCAAATTGCCAGAAAAGACGATATTTTTGACCTCGCCAAACGTTTAGCGTCAGCTCTAACCTCGGAAAACTAA
- a CDS encoding serine/threonine protein kinase: MKRSHQPGDIIAERYRIIAILGQGGTGTTYEAQDQKNNQRVAIKEMSLRRIKDWKDLDLFEREAQVLSYLNHPAIPNYLDYCEVDTPQTRLFYIVQELAPGRSLFDWIQSGWHTQEDEIKDIAVQILETLIYLHHISPPIIHRDIKPQNIIRREDGQVFLVDFGSVRHAYWNRRNQGMTVVGTFGYMAPEQDRGQAYPASDLYGLAATLLFLLTHRSPADLPQKRLKLDFRSRVNVSPEFADWLDKMLEPVVEDRFLSARAALNALQNPKTLIQPVIENRRRPAGSQITLTATKEQFVITIPPAGFNGTGGYLNPLAWSLLLIPITVLAVLTIAIPNSIYWLFLGLYISLMITMHKISVLDIVLRAASHIQLKINSKNFQLQWTLLGLNKTIQGRTADLKRLEIITQYRAKTKLMRKSETYIIPVRKCRLVTQMSHQRIEFAQFISQREREWVIEEVTAFLEHLHQRYPHLKPEDDYERT, translated from the coding sequence ATGAAGCGATCGCATCAGCCTGGGGATATCATTGCCGAACGGTATCGTATCATAGCTATCCTGGGGCAGGGAGGAACGGGCACAACCTACGAGGCGCAAGACCAAAAAAACAATCAACGGGTAGCGATCAAAGAAATGTCCTTGCGCCGGATCAAAGACTGGAAAGACTTGGATTTATTTGAACGGGAAGCCCAAGTGCTATCTTACCTCAATCATCCAGCTATCCCCAATTACCTGGATTACTGTGAGGTGGATACTCCCCAAACCCGTTTATTCTATATTGTGCAGGAATTAGCCCCGGGGCGATCGCTGTTTGATTGGATTCAAAGCGGTTGGCATACCCAAGAAGATGAAATCAAGGATATCGCCGTCCAAATCCTAGAAACCCTGATCTATCTTCACCACATTTCGCCCCCAATTATTCATCGCGATATCAAACCCCAAAATATTATCCGCCGAGAGGATGGACAGGTGTTTCTGGTGGATTTTGGCTCAGTACGTCATGCCTATTGGAATCGCCGTAACCAGGGGATGACTGTGGTTGGTACCTTTGGTTACATGGCGCCGGAACAAGATCGAGGACAAGCTTATCCCGCTTCTGATTTGTATGGTTTAGCGGCTACCTTACTATTTCTACTCACTCACCGTTCCCCTGCTGATTTACCCCAGAAACGGTTAAAACTTGACTTTCGTTCTCGTGTGAATGTGTCGCCAGAATTTGCCGACTGGCTGGACAAAATGTTAGAACCTGTGGTGGAGGATCGATTCCTCTCCGCTCGGGCAGCATTAAATGCTTTGCAAAATCCCAAAACCCTCATTCAACCTGTTATCGAAAATCGCCGTCGTCCTGCAGGAAGTCAGATTACGTTGACCGCCACAAAAGAACAGTTCGTGATCACCATTCCGCCGGCTGGGTTTAATGGAACTGGCGGCTATTTAAATCCTTTGGCATGGAGTTTGCTCTTAATTCCAATCACAGTACTAGCCGTTTTGACAATTGCTATCCCAAATAGCATTTATTGGCTCTTTCTCGGGTTATACATCAGTCTTATGATTACAATGCATAAGATATCGGTATTAGATATTGTGTTGCGTGCAGCCAGTCACATTCAACTCAAGATTAACTCAAAAAACTTTCAGTTGCAGTGGACACTATTGGGATTAAATAAAACAATTCAGGGACGAACCGCTGATCTGAAACGGCTCGAAATTATTACCCAGTATAGAGCAAAAACGAAATTAATGAGAAAATCAGAAACCTATATAATACCTGTACGCAAGTGCCGACTTGTCACCCAAATGTCCCATCAACGCATTGAATTTGCCCAGTTTATTTCCCAACGGGAACGGGAGTGGGTGATTGAGGAAGTAACCGCCTTTCTGGAACACCTGCATCAGCGTTATCCTCACCTGAAACCGGAGGATGATTATGAACGGACATAA
- a CDS encoding serine/threonine protein kinase produces the protein MNGHNPGDCIAKRYQIIQILGSGGTGTTYAAQDPKTGQKVALKALSLVGMADWKVLELFEREAKVLSRLNHPAIPKYLDYFQVETSQNHWFYLVQELAPGTSLARLVKQGWQPDEANVRKIARQLLEILDYLHNLTPPIIHRDINPQNIILDQKGNAFLVDFGAVQNVYRNTLTQGSTVVGTYGYMAPEQFRGQAYVTSDLYGLGATLLFLVTRRSPADLPQRRLKIDVRAQVKSKELANWLEKMLEPVAEDRFASAQEALMALQGKLADQNSFIEPSVSISNRIVLKKHRDYILVDIPFFSWYVVVGSLIVFIGLIWVLPFMIGILPLLIVIRDKFLSHIYLKFNKKNFQLQWQILGLRYWRKGRTADIDRLEIDIRYNSNGQVIRSCAIVEGVRTHRFGKFLKSTEKEWLVQELNCFLEQLRS, from the coding sequence ATGAACGGACATAATCCAGGAGATTGTATCGCTAAACGTTATCAAATTATCCAGATTCTGGGTAGTGGGGGAACGGGGACAACCTACGCCGCACAAGACCCAAAAACGGGTCAAAAGGTGGCACTTAAAGCATTGTCTTTAGTGGGAATGGCGGACTGGAAAGTCTTGGAGCTCTTTGAACGAGAAGCCAAAGTTCTCTCCCGTTTAAATCATCCGGCAATTCCCAAGTATTTGGATTATTTTCAGGTCGAAACGTCCCAGAATCACTGGTTCTATCTTGTCCAAGAATTAGCGCCTGGAACGTCTCTAGCCAGGTTGGTAAAACAAGGGTGGCAACCGGATGAGGCTAACGTTCGGAAAATTGCCCGACAACTTTTGGAAATTCTCGACTATCTCCATAATTTAACCCCTCCCATTATTCACCGAGATATTAACCCCCAAAATATTATTTTGGATCAAAAAGGAAATGCATTTTTAGTCGATTTTGGGGCAGTCCAAAATGTTTATCGGAACACCTTGACTCAAGGAAGTACAGTCGTCGGAACCTATGGATACATGGCACCCGAACAATTTCGAGGGCAAGCTTATGTCACGTCTGACTTGTACGGTTTAGGGGCAACATTATTATTTTTAGTGACTCGTCGTTCTCCAGCCGATTTACCTCAACGCCGCCTCAAAATTGATGTTCGCGCTCAGGTAAAATCAAAAGAATTAGCGAACTGGTTAGAGAAAATGCTCGAACCCGTTGCTGAAGACCGATTTGCTTCGGCTCAGGAGGCTTTAATGGCGTTACAGGGTAAACTTGCTGATCAAAATTCATTCATTGAGCCGTCTGTATCAATAAGTAATCGTATCGTCTTGAAAAAACACCGTGACTATATCCTTGTAGATATTCCCTTCTTCTCATGGTATGTGGTGGTCGGTTCCCTAATCGTATTTATTGGACTAATTTGGGTTTTGCCTTTTATGATCGGCATCCTACCCTTATTAATAGTCATTCGGGACAAGTTTCTCAGTCACATTTACTTAAAATTCAACAAAAAAAACTTCCAGTTGCAGTGGCAAATACTGGGATTAAGATATTGGCGTAAGGGACGAACGGCAGATATTGACAGACTGGAGATAGACATTCGCTACAATTCAAACGGTCAAGTCATTCGGTCTTGTGCTATTGTCGAAGGGGTTCGTACTCATCGTTTCGGTAAATTTCTCAAGTCAACCGAAAAGGAGTGGCTAGTGCAAGAGTTGAATTGTTTTTTGGAACAGTTGCGTTCTTGA
- a CDS encoding HlyD family efflux transporter periplasmic adaptor subunit: protein MVSTSQQDFLPSIQDNEFLPPISRWSTLGGLFIVGSMGVAIALASVFKYNITVKAAANVRPAGELRLVQATTEGQVTGIFVKENQSVNQGDVIATIDDSRLQTQKRNVQSSIQQAQLQLTQINAQIRAIDSHSLAETDRINRAVTSAEAELTRRRRDYQDQQITTTADVAEAEANVRLSQEELQKAQVQLQSAQADLNSTIAALNAAQAKFKRYQPIAEFGALSQNQLEEAKLAVTQQQQAVKSQQAAVEVQKQTIEQQYQTVAAAKARLKRALATLNPTQADVAIAQQRIPQEKAIGDATLATLTRERDALIQQRIDMQKQLERDTHSLKQAEIDLSQTLIKAPTDGILFKLNLRNSSQTVRPGEEIAQLAPTPSNTTLVVKALVAAQDIGKVKTNQKAQLRISACPYPDYGTLNGVVSTISPDAITPPGNEAAIASNPTRNSAFFEVTIKPETLSLRQGNNYCPIQLGMEGTADIISRQETVIQFLLRKARLMTDL from the coding sequence ATGGTTAGTACCTCTCAACAGGATTTTTTGCCATCCATTCAAGATAATGAATTTCTACCCCCAATTAGTCGCTGGAGTACGCTGGGTGGACTGTTTATTGTCGGTTCTATGGGAGTTGCGATCGCACTCGCTTCTGTGTTCAAGTACAATATCACTGTTAAAGCGGCTGCCAATGTCCGTCCGGCTGGTGAATTACGTCTGGTGCAAGCGACGACAGAAGGTCAAGTAACGGGCATTTTTGTCAAGGAAAACCAATCGGTGAACCAAGGAGATGTAATTGCGACTATCGACGACTCCCGCCTACAAACCCAAAAAAGGAATGTACAAAGCAGTATCCAACAAGCCCAGTTACAACTCACTCAAATCAATGCCCAAATTCGTGCCATTGATAGCCATAGTTTGGCAGAAACTGACCGCATTAACCGCGCTGTTACCTCGGCTGAGGCAGAATTAACTCGCCGCCGTCGGGATTATCAGGATCAACAAATTACTACCACCGCCGATGTTGCAGAAGCCGAGGCGAATGTCAGATTATCTCAGGAAGAATTGCAAAAAGCCCAAGTTCAGTTACAATCAGCTCAAGCTGATCTAAACTCAACAATAGCCGCCTTAAATGCTGCCCAGGCAAAGTTTAAGCGATATCAACCCATCGCCGAATTTGGTGCCCTTTCTCAGAACCAATTAGAGGAAGCTAAACTCGCCGTCACTCAACAACAGCAAGCCGTTAAATCCCAACAAGCTGCTGTGGAAGTGCAAAAACAAACCATAGAACAACAATACCAAACCGTTGCGGCGGCGAAAGCGAGACTAAAACGGGCATTAGCCACCCTGAATCCCACTCAAGCAGACGTTGCGATCGCGCAACAGCGTATTCCCCAAGAAAAAGCGATCGGTGACGCCACTCTCGCCACCTTAACCCGCGAACGAGACGCCCTCATCCAGCAGCGAATTGATATGCAAAAACAACTTGAACGGGATACCCACTCCCTCAAACAAGCCGAAATTGACCTCAGCCAAACCCTAATTAAAGCACCAACCGACGGTATTCTATTTAAGCTCAACTTACGCAACTCCAGTCAAACGGTACGCCCTGGAGAGGAAATTGCCCAACTTGCTCCCACTCCCAGTAACACCACCCTAGTTGTCAAGGCGTTAGTCGCCGCTCAAGACATCGGCAAAGTCAAGACAAATCAGAAAGCACAGTTACGCATTTCAGCTTGTCCGTATCCCGATTATGGTACTCTCAACGGCGTCGTCAGCACAATTTCTCCTGATGCTATCACCCCACCCGGAAATGAAGCGGCAATCGCTTCTAACCCAACCCGAAATTCCGCCTTTTTTGAAGTCACGATTAAGCCAGAAACCCTGTCTTTACGTCAGGGTAATAACTATTGTCCCATTCAATTGGGAATGGAGGGAACGGCTGATATTATTTCTCGGCAAGAAACGGTTATTCAATTCTTGCTCAGAAAAGCAAGATTGATGACAGATTTATAA